The genomic segment ACGCCGCTTTCCAAAGAGATTTCGAGCAAAAACTGCAGGGCGATGAGAGTCTGTGTGACCGCCGGCAGATGCAGCTTTCGCTCCAGGGCGATAGTGAGGGTGAATCCCAGCGTACAGACGGAATAGAAAATGACGAGGACCTGCAGGTAGGTCGGGTACCCCATCCAGAACGCAATCACGCCCAACAGCGTGATGTAGGAGGCCAATCGCAGCGGCAGAAACCAGCCGAGACGCTTCAGTCGTTCCTGTTGCTCCATACGAGAAACGGCACCGTGGCGGTGCCGTTCTCCTCCTTTGTTTCGAGGGCAGTACGCATCGACTCGAACGCGGCCGCCTTCCCGGATATCTTAACCGATCTTTCCGATGATGTCGAACATCGGCAGATACATGGCAATCAGAATACCGCCGATGACAATACCCATAATGACGATGATGATCGGCTCGATGATCGAGGTCAGCGCCGCCACGGCGTCGTTGACTTCTTCATCGTAGAAATCGGCGATCTTGTTCAGCATGTCGTCCAGACCACCGGTCTTTTCACCCACGCCGATCATCTGAATGACCATGGGCGGGAACACGCCGGTCTCCTTCAACGGGCCGGTGATGGTGTCACCTTCGGCGATGGCCAGCACCGACTTGTTGATGGCATTGGCGACCACGATGTTGCCGGAGGTTTTGGCAGTAATTTCGAGCGCCTCCAGAATCGATACACCCGAGGCAAGCAGGGTGCTCAGCGTGCGGGTGAATCGGGCGATCGATGATTTCCGCACCAGGTTTCCAAGTACCGGCATCCGCAGGAGGATTTTATCGAAAGTCAGCGCACCCGATGGCGTCCGTTTCCAATACGCCCCCACGCCCACCAGACCTATGACGCCTAACAAGAGATACATGGAATTCGCTTTCAGGAAATTCGAGATATTCAGCACGATCTGGGTCGGCGCCGGAAGCTCGGAACCTACCCCTTGGAACATCTTGGCGAAAACCGGCACGATGAACGTCAACATGGCTATGGTCACGCCTGTCGCGACGACGACGATGACCGACGGGTACATCATCGCGCCTTTGACTTTCCGAACCAGCTTGTCGGCTTTCTCGCGGTAAACCGCCAGACGAACCAGGATGGCATCCAGCGCACCGCCCACTTCGCCGGCCTCGACCATATTCACATAGAGTTGGTCGAACACTTTGGGATGCCGGGCCATGGACTCGGAAAGGGTGGCACCTCCCTGCACGCTGTCTTTCACCTGCGTAACCACCTTGGACATCTCCTTGTTTTCGGACTGGGACGCCAGGATCTCAAGGCACTGAACCATCGGCAGGCCGGCGCCGATCATGGTGGCGAACTGCCGGGTAAAGCGCGAGATCTCGATCTTCTTGATGCCCGTGCCGAACTTGATGTTGAGCTCCGCCGCCCGTTTTGAGATCGACGTGACCAGGATACGATTCTGCCTGAGCACCCGCTCCAGCTCGGCGCGGTTGTTGGCCTTCATCGACCCCTGGACCGCGGCCCCGGCGAGGGTCTTTCCTTTGTATTCAAATACCGGCATGGTAATACGTCCTTTCTGACCTCACCTCACGCGTAGGCCGGGCTCTTGGAGCGGGAGAGCATTTCGCTCAGCTCCTGCGTGTTGTGACTGAAACTCATGGCGTCGTTTATCGTGATCCTGCCGGCCGTGTACAGCTCGGCAAGCGATTGATTCATTGTCTTCATGCCGTATTTCTGCCCGGACTGGATCATGGAGTAGATCTGGTGGATCTTGTCGTCGCGGATGATGGCGCGAATGGCCGGCGTGGCGATCATGACCTCCATCGCCATGACCCGTCCGCCGCCCACCTTGGGGATGAGGGCCTGCGACACCACTGCCTGCAGACAGAACGACAGCGCCACCCGGACCTGCTCCTGCTGATTGTTGGGGAACACGTCGACGATACGGTTGATCGTTTCCGCGCACGAGTTCGTGTGCAGCGTGGCGAACGCCAGGTGGCCGGTTTCGGAGATGGTCAGTGCCGATTCGATCGTCTCCAGATCCCGCATCTCACCGACCAGCACGACATCGGGGTCCTCGCGGAGGGCATATTTCAGAGCGGCAGAAAATGAATTGGTGTCCGAATACACCTCGCGCTGATTGACCAGCGCCATCTGGTGACGATGCAGGTATTCGATCGGGTCCTCCACCGTGATGATATGCACCGGGCGTTCCTTGTTGATCTTGTCGATGATCGCGGCGAGCGTCGTGGATTTACCGGAACCGGTGGGTCCGGTGACGAGCACCAGGCCGCGCGGCAGCTTGGCGAACTCGGCGATGACCTTGGAGAGTCCGAGTTCCTCGAACGTGCGGATATTGAACGGGATCTGGCGAATCGCCACCGCCACATTGCCGCGCTGCATGAACATGTTGCAGCGGAAGCGGCTCATCTGTTCGATACCGAATGAGAAATCGAGTTCCGAGTTCTGTTCAAATTTGAGTTTCTGCTTTTCGTTGAGCATGGAGTACGCGAGCTTCTTTATCTGCTCGCTGGTCAACAGATCGATGCCGGAGAGGCGCTGAAGCTTGCCATCGACACGTACCACGGGCGGCGAACCAACGGTAAGGTGCAAATCCGACGCGCCCAGTTTGACCATCTGTTCCAATAACTCGCGCAGCGACATATTGTCTGTCCCCTATGTTCAACCGTGTCTGATCGAAAGGTAAGCCTACCTACCATATATCGGCGGCTGGGGCTGATACTTGACGGGGGAACTTGTTGTCCGGGCGAGGTAAGTGTATGCCCGGCAAAGGAGACGGGACCTGACGCCGGCTGACCTCAGCTAAAGGTAACGGCAAATACCTCTTCGATGGTCACCAGGCCGGCCTTCATTTTCTCAACTGCGGCCATACGCAGACTGCACATGCCTTCTTCGACCGCAGCCTTGCGTATGTCCGAGTCCGAGGCCTTGGCCAGAATCAGATTCTCGATAGCCGGCGTGATCGGCAGCACCTCGAAAATACCGGTTCGTCCCGCCTTGCCGGTGCCGTTGCAGTCATTGCAGCCAACCCCCTTGAAGGCGCGGATATTCCGGAGCATCTCCTTGGGGACCTTGAGGCTTTCCACCTGTTCCTGCGTGAGATTGACCTCTTCTTTGCACCGCTGACAAATCTTGCGCATCATACGCTGAGCCATGATGAGCTTGGTGGCGGAAGCGACGAGGTAATATGGGACGCCCATATCGATGAGTCGCGTGACCGACGACGGCGCGTCATTCGTATGCAGCGTGGAGAAAACAAGGTGACCGGTAAGAGCGGCCTTGATGGCGATCTCCGCCGTCTCACTGTCTCGTATCTCACCGACCATGATGATATCCGGGTCTTGTCGCAGGAACGACCGCAGCGCGGCAGCGAAGGTGAGACCGATCTCCGATCTGACCGCCACTTGATTGATCCCCTCGAAATTGAACTCGACCGGGTCTTCCGACGTGATGATGTTCACGTCGGTCGTATTCAACTGCTGCAGCGCCGAATACAGCGTGGTGGTCTTACCTGAACCCGTCGGGCCGGTCACGAGAATGATGCCGTACGGCGAATGGATCTTCTCGTCAAACTTGGACAGGTCCTCCTGGCGGAATCCGAGCTGCGTCATGTCGATCCGCAACGCCATCGGATCCAGAATTCGCATAACGACCTTCTCGCCAAAAATGGTGGGCAGCACCGAAACACGCAGATCGACCGTACGTCCGGCGATCTTAACCTTTATGCGTCCGTCCTGCGGCAGGCGACGCTCGGAGATATCCAGGTCGGCCATGATCTTGATACGCGATACGATCGCCGCACGGTATTTGAAGGGGAGCGGCGCCATCTCCTGAAGGTCACCGTCGATACGGTAGCGGACGCGGATGCGCTTCTCATACATTTCGAAGTGAATATCTGAGGCCCCCATGCGAATGGCATCGCCAATAATGGAATCGACCAGCTTGACCAGCGGTTTGTCCTGTATGGCCGACAACAGATCGGATTCACTCTGCACGTCCTCGGCGGACACTACCTCCAGATCCGAATCTTCCAGTCCCTTAACGATCTCCGACAGGCCGCTGCTGTCCGAATAGAACGCTTCGATCGCCTTCTCGATCGCTTTCTCGGGAGAGATGACCGGCTGGACGGTGCAGCCGGTGATGAATTTGACGGCGTCCAGGACGTAGATGTTGTTCGGATCGCTGATGGCGACCAGCAGCGTCTTGTTCAGCTTGGAGATGGCGATGACTTTGAATTTGCGGGCGATATCGAGCGGGATCAGCTTGACGACTTCGGGATTCAGCTCGATGTCGCTGAGACGGAGCGCGCCGATCTTGAGATGCTTGCCGACAAAACTGGCGAGTTCATCTTCGGACTGCACCGCGCCGATCTGCACCAGCGCAGTAATGAACTTCTCTTTCTTCTCTCTGACAATATTGAGCGCACGTTCCGCCTGCTCCGGAGTGATCTTGCCCGCGCTGACTAAGAGGGAACTGAGTTCTGCCGACATTGCCTTCGATCCACACGTCGCTTACGACAAAGCGTTGTTTAGTGACGGTCTGCCGCTCTGGCCGGCGACCGACCCCATCGTTCAATCCTGGAAAATATCGTCGAGCCGATCCTGCGCCACGTCGGCAAAATCACGACTGATGGCCGGCTTATCCCCGCCTTTGTGCGTGATCTGTTCGAACACTTTCACCAGTTCCTGAGCGGTCTCGCGTGCGTACAGGCGGACCATGCCGATCGTTGTACGATCATCGAATATCACCACCAGAATGGAACGTTCCCCCACCAGCGACATATGGATGTGGTCTTTCTTGCCCTGGTGAAACAGGACCGAAAACTCGGGCTCACCGACCAGGCGGGCGATCTCCTTGGTAGACGCAAACGACCCGGCCAACAGGGCGGCCAGCGCCGTGGTATCGAGCGAGTGCGTGAATCCCTGCCGCGTGATCAGGTGACCATCCTTGTCCACCAGCAGCGCGCATTTCGCCTCCGCGCCTTTGAGCATCTTGCTCAACAAGGCGTCGATCTTGTTGATCTCTTCTTCGTAAATGATCAGGGTCTCGTCAGACATGTCAGCCTCCTACCTGCCTATTTCAAACCAAACAAACGCTTGAAGAAACCGCGTTTTCTGGTGTCACCCCGACGCCGCAAGGAAGGAGCCATCTGGGGCGAAATTCTCCCGGTGGAATGTTCTTCCGATGCTGTCGATCTATGCACATCCGTGATCTCTTCTTCTTCCCGAATAGCCGGCCCGGCAGCAACCGGCGTTGGCGCCGCCACGGCAGTTCGTGCTTCCCGTGCCGCCGCCCGCTCGGACCCCGGGTACGGGCGGTACGGCGCCGGTTCGTACGGTGCGTGCGCCGCCGCGCCCACCACAGGCACCCGGCCGCTCTGCGAAGCGCTCGATTCGCCGGAACCGGACGCCATAGCGGTCGATGGTTCCACTAACGTGGCGGCGGACGCAGGACGCGATCGGGCGGTGCTGGCGGTTTTGGCCTTATCCAGCACCAGTTTGATAACCAGTTTGAGGGTATCGAACACGCCGTTGCCGATCGTAGCCGACGCTTCGAATGTTGGCCAGCCGCGCTTGTTGAGCTGTGCGTTCAGCTGCTCGACGGACAGGATGTTGGGCAGATCGCGCTTATTGAATTGCAGCACGAACGGTATCTCGTCCATGGAATATCCATATTCGGCGAGGTTCTCTTCCAGGTTCAACAATGATTCGAGGTTCTCGTCCATCTTGTCGGTCTGGCTGTCGGCCACGAACACGACCCCATCAACTCCGCGCAACACGAGCTTTCTCGTGGCGTTGTAGTAGACCTGGCCCGGTACGGTGTACAGTTGGAATTTGGCGGTAAAACCGTTGATGCTGCCGATGTTGATGGGCAGGAAATCGAAGTACAGCGTGCGGTCCGCCTCAGTCGCGAGCGAAATAAGCTTCCCGCGGGTGCTTTGCGGCACTTTGGCGTGGACATACTGCAGGTTGGTCGTCTTACCGGACAATCCCGGCCCGTAGTACACGATCTTGCAGCACACCTCACGCGAGGAGTAATTAATCGATACCATACCGTATCCCCGACACTCTTCCAGGCTCTCAGTTGATGCTCTTCAGTCGGCCGATGGCGTTCTTGATCTCAAGACGTATCAGACCGATGTTGACTTCCTTCTCTGCCGTGACAACCAGGATGCCAAGCCCGGCGTCGGTGAAAAACAACTTGGCGTCGTCGGCCTCAATGGTCACCTGGCTCAAGGGACTTGTCCGCAGGCGATCCAGCGACTTTTGAATATTGGTCGTGATCGAGGCCGCCAGCGCCCCAACAGTCTCGCTTTCGAAGCCGGCCTCAAGATCAGCGGCGATCACGATCCCATCGTTGCCCACCACCATCGAACCGGTGATGCCGGGGGTTTTGTTCAACTCATTCAGCACTTGATACATGTATCTTCTCCGCGTTAATATCCTGCTTCGCTGCGAAACGCTCGGTCATATATCGGCGAATCATCTCCATTGCCTGACTGACCCGGATGCTCAGGGTATCGTCACTCAGCCTCTCGGCCAGGACCAGGAGACTGTACTGCTGGTCACGCGCCACCATCAAACGTTTGTCTTTGAGAGTCAAATCGAGCCGGTCCGGCGCCCCCAGCCGGGTGCGATCGAGTACACGGCGATTTGCATCCAGAAAGAGAAGGGACAGCGGCGCCCAGTCATCGGGATTCAGAGTGCCGCGTTTGAAACTGGACAAGGGCAACCCTTCATAGTCCACCACTACCGCCATGAAAACGGAACCGTGCTCGCCGATATAGCGGGTGGCCCGGTCGAAGCCGTTCAGTTCAGGCTGGTTTCCGGACGGATGCTGCTCAGATGCCGAGCCGCCGTGGCGACGGTTGTCATATTCCAGTGGGGGAATGGGGAGTGATTCGCTGGTGATGCCGCGTTCCTTCGATATGGCGATCGAGGTCATCCCGGCAGGCAGGTTCTCGCGCTGCAGCGAGGGTCGTACCTGGGCGCGGCGCGGTTCCTTCTGACCGGTCACTTCATTGAAGAGTGGTCTGAGAGCAAAAGGCGCGGCCGCAATATGCAGCAATACGGCGGGTAGGTAGCCGAATGTACCGAGCGTCAGCGCCGCACGCCAGCCCATATCGAACATGACCGTCACCAGGAGTCCGAATACGATGCCAAGGGCAAGCCGATACACGAACGATCCCAGAACTGCCTGGAACCTGCTCATGGCGGTCATACCGCGCTGGGAAACGAGCACGACACACGCGTAGTACAGAAGCTCCAGACCGACAAACCAAACCGAGACCCGCATGACCTGGGTGCCGAGCCGCTCTGGGAACAAGAGCAACGGAACAATCCAGAGCACCAGGGTGATCAGCAGGATCAGGCGGCCAATTCGTTCAGGTATTTGCATATTCCGTGTCCTTATCTACTTACCTGATATCTGTCCACCAGGGCCGAGATCCTCATTCTCAGTGTCCCCAGATTGATTTTCGCGTTGCCGGCGAAGAGGAATAATCCGTCCTTCACCCGCACGAGGTAGAAAACGACGCGGCCGTTTTCAACCAACAAACTTTTTACCTTACCGAACGACGCTTTCACCAGTTCCTGGTTAAGGAAATTGTCAACTTCCGCCAGTGTTGCTGCACACGTATGAGCATCGAAACTGGTATCCCATTGTGCGTCCACTACCAGTCCCTCGCGGTTTATGAACAGGGCCCCCTCTATGTCGGGAATGGCCACGGCGTGTCGAATCAGATCGGGCGGGGCGGACAGACTGACCACCAGCTCCGGTCGTGCGCCGCTGTCAGCCGTCGTCTCCGTCGAAATCTCGCTCGGATTAAGGTCCAGACCACTGCGTGGCTCGATCATGCCGGCCTGTTCAGCTGGTAATTTCAGCGCGATTTCCAGAAGTTTCTTGATCTGGTCATTATTGGGATCGGCATCATAGAGTTTACGAAGGAGTTTGACCGCGGCGTTGAATTCTCCCTTGTAGATATAAATCTCGGCCAGGAGCAGTTCTATCGCCCGGGAGGCGCCTTCGATCTCAATTGCTTTCTTGATCTCTGCTTCGGCCCAATCGTATAGACCGCGGTCAAGGTTGATCTTGGCCATCACGACATGAGCAGAACCGTACGACGGATGGATACGCAAACCGCCCTGACAGATACGGAAGGCCTTTTCCAGATCTCCCTTCTTGCGGTACGCTTCGGCGAGCGCCGCGAAGATCTGGGAATTCGGATCGACCTCCATGATTTTCTGGCACTTGCCGATTCGTTCTTCCAACTCCGCGATTATGGACATGCCGTGCTTTCTGTTAACCTTAATTCCATCAATGCGTTGTCAAACGTCAAAAATACGCGCGCCTGATAATAATAAGCTGGGCAATCAGTTGTGTCAACTCAATTGCACGAATGTTGTCAGCTCAGAACCCTCTTGGTCTCATAAAGGCCATAAGCGAACAAACCGGTCATGGCTACCAGCATCGCCGGGACGATAAACCTATTCATGTTCAACACGCCAAAGCCAGTCAAGAGGACCGCCAATTGGCTTAGCCCCAAAACTACAAACGCACCCGCGAAAACGAGCCAGCTCTTGCTTAGCTGGCCGCCCTTCACCACCATAAACACCTGGAAACAGAACACAGCGCAGACGGCCGCCGCCACTAAAATCAGCAGGGTGAACGGCAGTGGGGGCACCGCGCTGATCACCACCGGTGCCGCTTCATCCTGGGCCGTCAGCGGGCTCACACATACCGTCAACCATGCGAGAAATGAAAGGACACGCGTTTTCATACATCACCCTCGTACCAGTTTTACGACTCTATCCGCACGCTTGATCGTGCTATAGAAATTGTCTTCGATACCAAATCGTTGCACGAGCTCACGGCGGAGAGCCAGCGGTTCGGAGATCTCTTTCTTCACCCGATTCACGACTTCGCGAAACGCTCCCGCGCCAAGCAGGTCGTAGACATACACCAGTTGCTCGGACAACATCCGCTCCAGGTTGGACATCAGCACGTGATACCTTGTCTCCGAAGGCAGCGACTTGACGGCCGAAAGAAACTTGTCGAATGACGGCACCAGGTCTGACCCGGGATCGACCCCGGGGAAAAACGTGAGGATGCCGGTGCGGTACTGCGCTACATATGACGAATACCGGCTGTTTTGGTCTCCGAGCATATCTTCCACCACCGTGCGGATTCTATAGAAACAGTTGCTGTAAAGCGTAAAGATGAGCGAGAACGCCACTTCTTCCTCATCCTCCTGTTCGGTCGGTTCGGGTGTCCGCTTGCCGGCCACTTCGATAAGGCCGTTCACCACCAGCCGATAGATCGATCGGCAGGTCACGAATTCCCCCATGGGAGACATATCAATTATGTCCGGTACGGTGCGCTCCCCGTTTATGAGCGAGAGAATGCGGAATTCGTCGAGCGCCAATACGACCTCTTCATTGGGGACACGGGGGGATTTGTTCATTCGGAGGAGCACGTCGTCAGGCGGCAGCACTTTCTGTATCTCGATCCATTCATCGATCCGGCGTGTCCCTTCCATAATTACGTTCATAGTGCTCAGTTCGATCAGGAACGGCGCATTCTTGGGAGCGCTTCCTTCGTGGAAGATGAAGTCCCCCTCCGCCCACGAGAAGAGGTTGTAGACGATCTCTTCGATCTGGAGCTTCAGGCAGGATGCGATCTCTTCCTTATCGAAGAGGTTCATGTCGATCAGCGTGGTCCCGAGTTGCCGTCCGGTCTGCTTATGCAGCGTGATGGCTCGCTCCAGGTCCTGTTTTGATATCTTGCCCCGCTTCAACAACAGGTTGCCCAGCAGGTCTTCGGCGCTGTTCACCGAGGAGGCGAAGATGATATTCCCCTCCTTGAACGCCACCTCCTTTTGACGGGTCGCTGTCTTGCATTCGAGAATCCCGGTTTTCTTGCCGGTGGCCAGCAGTTGGAGGATATCCGGGAACGAGACCGTCTTGAGATTTCCTGACAAACTCATGCTTGTGTAATCCCGTGAGCCATGGTTATATCACGGTGCACGAAGGCACCTGCTACTTCTTTGTCTGTATCGGGCGAACGGAGGTATTTCTTTATGAACGGCGACAAAATGTCTCAGGGGAAATCGGCTCGAACTGCTTTCAGGGAGTGCAGATACGGGCCGTTTCGGCTCAGGTCCCACAGGTAGTCCGGAAGCTCCCGGTCGACACGTAATTCGCCCGGGGAATGCTCCTGCGGCTGCCGTGGTTCAATTCTTGAACAGACGATACGCGCGAGTCCACGGCGTCTGGCGGCAAGCCAATCATCCGCAGTAGGATACCAGTTGCTTCCGACGATCAACGCCGAGTTCGAACCCACGAGTTCCAGGCTATTCGCTGCTGGAAATGTCTTCACGAATATGAGCACGGCGTCATCGCAGGCAAGCTCTATGGCCCGTTCGGCGGCCCGATATCCGTCGCCGGAACCGGCCGGATGACCCGCTCCGAAATAGGCTATATGCAATCCGCCCAAAGGTGGGTCCATGTTGTGAGCCCGAACATCGCTGATGCTGGGGCGTAGCGATGACGCCGCCAGGAGCTTCTGGGCGTGCAGAGAGTCCGCCATGCGCAGCAGGTCCGCAACCGCATCGTATTCACAGGCCATGATGAACAGGTACCGTATACGGTCGATCCCCTTGTCGCCGAGCACGGGTGCAATCACCCGTTCGCCAATCGAGTACTCTTTGGCCGATGCGCCGGTAATGATGAGATCTGCAGTTCCCTTCTCGCCGGTTGGAACGACAGACGCGACACCGCCGGGAATACTGAAACACATGATTTTGCGCTCTGCCTCGCCGCCGACACTGACGGCGTAGACGAGCCCGATGTTCGCCGTAAGCATGGCGGCAAAAATGGCAATACGTCGAAACGGTCTATTCCGGATGGCCCACGTCAACAACAGCAGGAATGCATATGCGGCCAGCACCGCAGCCAATTCGACATTCCGGGACGCCAGGCGTCCGACATCGATCACCGGCATGTTGTCGCCTCCGAACAGCTCGAGTGTCCATAATAGGAACCGCATCAGGACATCGACCAGTGAACCAACCATCAGGCCCAATGGTGGCAGAATGAGGTGCGCTATAAGCAGTATCAGCACCCCTATGACAGACATGCTGACCAACGGGACAATGATCAAGTTGGCCGGAAGCGACAGAAGCGGCACTCGTCCGAAATAGTAGACTATCAGCGGCGAGGAGACAACCTGCGCGACCAATGACACGATGAGCGGAAACACCAGCCAGATGTACCACCTCTTGCTTTGATAGTGCTCGAAAAACCCGGTGAACTTGGCGACTATAAACACCAGCCCCCAGGCGGTGACAAAGGACAACTGGAAGCCAACATCAAACATCTGAGCCGGATCGACCAGCAGAACGATCAGCGCCGTAAGCGCGATGAGGTTGTTGAGGTCATAGCGTCGATTCAGCAACCCGGCAATGATCACCAAACCTGCCATAACCGAGGCCCGGATGACAGAGGGCTCGCCGTACGAAAGTCCGGCGAAGAGCGCAGTAATCACGAGAAGCAGTATGGCCCGCCCTGTCCGCGAAAGTCCCAACGGCCGAAACAACCAGGCCATCACCAGCAGCACCAGGGCAACGTTTGAACCTGAGACCGCCAACAGATGAAGCGTACCGCTGTCGCGAAACCGGGCGTAGACCGATGCCGGAATATCGCGGGTCTCTCCGATGAGAAATCCTGAAGCAAGGGCAGCCGCAGCCGGAGACAGATCGGCGTAAAGGGCGTCTCTGATGCTGTTCCGCAGGCGATCAATAGAGCTGACTACTCCGTACGAGGAACGGTGATCGATGCGAACATCCAGCAATGTCGGCAGATAGACGATACCGAAGACACCCTTCAGCGCCATGAAGCGACGGTAACTGAAGCGGCTATTATCGCCCGACTCGTGCAGCGTATAGATGCGGCCGAAGAACTCGATGCGGTCGCCTCGTTGCAGAGCAGTTGTCGTATCAGTAATCTTGAGAAGTACGGCGCCACGGACAGTGTGGCTGTTGGTATCGACAAGCGAATCCAGCGTGATCTTCAATTCCGTGCGATTCGGCTTGAGATCAGGCCAGTCTGCAACGCGCCCATAGATATGGTAAACAGTCCGCTCATTGGCAACCTGACTAACATGGTTCGGTCCCAGATCGTAGACGGACAGCGCGAAGTGGCAGGCAGCCGCAAGCCCCAACGACCCGGCCAGCGAAATGGCCGTGACCAGATGCCATCGGCGGTACATCCCCCACAACCCGGCCAGGGCAAGCGCCAGTGAGCCGAGCACGAGGTCCCCGGCCGCAATCTGGCTGGCGTTCGCCAGCGCTATTCCCGTTACGACAAACAACAGGACGAAAAGCGACGGGTACTGCCGTATCATGAAATCAGACCGGCTTGGATCTCTTTTTCATGAGCGCGTTCAGGAGTAATCTCATTTCGTGGATCCTGAAAAGCGAGCAGAAGAGAAGGTACAGGATGGAACCCACCACCAGTGGTACGACCGCACGTACGATCCGCGCCCACAACGCCGTGTCATCGACGAACATGTAGACAGGAAGATATTTTGCGGCAACAAAAGCGAGCGCCGCGGCGATGGCTATTTTCAGGAAGTTGATGCTTACTCCGCGAAATGAAACCTCCACTCCCTTCCGCGGCAAATAGTACAACAACAGGCCAAAATTCACCAATCCCGCAATCGAGGTCGCCGCGGCCAAACCGGCGAAATTCCACCAAACTATGAACGGCCAATAGAGAATCATATTCAGAACCACCGACGCGATAGACACACGCATCGGGAGTCGGGCGTCGCCCAGAGCATAAAACACCGGCACTATAACACGCACGGCGGCAAACCCGATGAGGCCATACGAATAGTGCAGGAGCGCCAGTGCGGTGTTAAGCATGTTGGCTTCAGAGAACGCACCATATCGGTAAGTGAGGGCTACGATCTCGCGCCCGAGGAGCGCCAGGGCGACCGCCGACGGCACGATCAACAGAAAATTCAGGTTAAGCGCCTCGTGAAAGGTGCGGCTCATTTCTTTCATATCGCCGCGACTGGCGATCTCGGAGGCGCGCGGCAGCGCCACGGTACCGAGCGCGACACCGAACACACCCAGCGGAAAATGCATGAGCCGGTAAGCGTAATTGAGATACGATATGGACCCCTCGGTCAGGAACGAAACCAACAGCGTATTGAGCAAAATGTTGATCCGCCCGGCAGACAGCCCGATCATCATCGGCGTGAACAGCCGCAGCATCTTCCGCATCCCGGCATCGAACCAATTCACGCGGAATCGATACCGGTAACCGATCCGACGAAGTGACGGCAGTTGTATGACGATCTGCCCAATCCCACCAATGACCACGCCTATAGCCAGCGTGTACACGGGGACGGCGAAGAGGTGATAGAGGATGAGGACGGAAAGGATGCTTCCCACGTTGAACATGGCCGAGGAAACCGCCGGCAGGCCGAAACGATCGAATGAGTTCAACATCCCCATCACCAGCGCCGACACCGATACGAGCGGGAGAAACACCCACATGATCCGGGTGAGGTTGACCGTCAGATTGAACTTGGTCGCATCCTGGGTGAAGCCGTGCGCGGTGAGATAGATGATCGCCGGCGTGGCCGCCATGCCCAGAAGGGTCACTACTCCCAGCACCAGTAACATCGAGGTGAGGACATTGTCGGCCAGGCGGAACGCTTCCTGATTCGACTCCTTGACCAGCTTCTCCTTGAAAACCGGAATGAACGATGATGATAGCGCCCCCTCGGCGAACAGGTCGCGCAACAAATTGGGTATGCGAAATGCCGTCACGAAGGCATCCGTGGCCATCCCGGCGCCGAAGAAATAGG from the Candidatus Zixiibacteriota bacterium genome contains:
- a CDS encoding type II secretion system F family protein; the encoded protein is MPVFEYKGKTLAGAAVQGSMKANNRAELERVLRQNRILVTSISKRAAELNIKFGTGIKKIEISRFTRQFATMIGAGLPMVQCLEILASQSENKEMSKVVTQVKDSVQGGATLSESMARHPKVFDQLYVNMVEAGEVGGALDAILVRLAVYREKADKLVRKVKGAMMYPSVIVVVATGVTIAMLTFIVPVFAKMFQGVGSELPAPTQIVLNISNFLKANSMYLLLGVIGLVGVGAYWKRTPSGALTFDKILLRMPVLGNLVRKSSIARFTRTLSTLLASGVSILEALEITAKTSGNIVVANAINKSVLAIAEGDTITGPLKETGVFPPMVIQMIGVGEKTGGLDDMLNKIADFYDEEVNDAVAALTSIIEPIIIVIMGIVIGGILIAMYLPMFDIIGKIG
- a CDS encoding tetratricopeptide repeat protein, with the protein product MSIIAELEERIGKCQKIMEVDPNSQIFAALAEAYRKKGDLEKAFRICQGGLRIHPSYGSAHVVMAKINLDRGLYDWAEAEIKKAIEIEGASRAIELLLAEIYIYKGEFNAAVKLLRKLYDADPNNDQIKKLLEIALKLPAEQAGMIEPRSGLDLNPSEISTETTADSGARPELVVSLSAPPDLIRHAVAIPDIEGALFINREGLVVDAQWDTSFDAHTCAATLAEVDNFLNQELVKASFGKVKSLLVENGRVVFYLVRVKDGLFLFAGNAKINLGTLRMRISALVDRYQVSR
- the pilB gene encoding type IV-A pilus assembly ATPase PilB, which produces MSAELSSLLVSAGKITPEQAERALNIVREKKEKFITALVQIGAVQSEDELASFVGKHLKIGALRLSDIELNPEVVKLIPLDIARKFKVIAISKLNKTLLVAISDPNNIYVLDAVKFITGCTVQPVISPEKAIEKAIEAFYSDSSGLSEIVKGLEDSDLEVVSAEDVQSESDLLSAIQDKPLVKLVDSIIGDAIRMGASDIHFEMYEKRIRVRYRIDGDLQEMAPLPFKYRAAIVSRIKIMADLDISERRLPQDGRIKVKIAGRTVDLRVSVLPTIFGEKVVMRILDPMALRIDMTQLGFRQEDLSKFDEKIHSPYGIILVTGPTGSGKTTTLYSALQQLNTTDVNIITSEDPVEFNFEGINQVAVRSEIGLTFAAALRSFLRQDPDIIMVGEIRDSETAEIAIKAALTGHLVFSTLHTNDAPSSVTRLIDMGVPYYLVASATKLIMAQRMMRKICQRCKEEVNLTQEQVESLKVPKEMLRNIRAFKGVGCNDCNGTGKAGRTGIFEVLPITPAIENLILAKASDSDIRKAAVEEGMCSLRMAAVEKMKAGLVTIEEVFAVTFS
- a CDS encoding roadblock/LC7 domain-containing protein, encoding MYQVLNELNKTPGITGSMVVGNDGIVIAADLEAGFESETVGALAASITTNIQKSLDRLRTSPLSQVTIEADDAKLFFTDAGLGILVVTAEKEVNIGLIRLEIKNAIGRLKSIN
- a CDS encoding type IV pilus twitching motility protein PilT, which translates into the protein MSLRELLEQMVKLGASDLHLTVGSPPVVRVDGKLQRLSGIDLLTSEQIKKLAYSMLNEKQKLKFEQNSELDFSFGIEQMSRFRCNMFMQRGNVAVAIRQIPFNIRTFEELGLSKVIAEFAKLPRGLVLVTGPTGSGKSTTLAAIIDKINKERPVHIITVEDPIEYLHRHQMALVNQREVYSDTNSFSAALKYALREDPDVVLVGEMRDLETIESALTISETGHLAFATLHTNSCAETINRIVDVFPNNQQEQVRVALSFCLQAVVSQALIPKVGGGRVMAMEVMIATPAIRAIIRDDKIHQIYSMIQSGQKYGMKTMNQSLAELYTAGRITINDAMSFSHNTQELSEMLSRSKSPAYA
- a CDS encoding roadblock/LC7 domain-containing protein, translating into MSDETLIIYEEEINKIDALLSKMLKGAEAKCALLVDKDGHLITRQGFTHSLDTTALAALLAGSFASTKEIARLVGEPEFSVLFHQGKKDHIHMSLVGERSILVVIFDDRTTIGMVRLYARETAQELVKVFEQITHKGGDKPAISRDFADVAQDRLDDIFQD